From a single Bacillus pumilus genomic region:
- a CDS encoding glycosyltransferase gives MTRVEDIHTALNSRLSAAESVPLNAEGKENVHRLILGKVLKMLGDDTALVQIGSTKIKAQLAAQLKADAFYWFQFEQEGGGSLNKLRPVQQFDQDPKTLKDAAAKLLEGLSLKSGLENILTATAFLKEKSVINEAELKTAVKWIEQFQGADVKKGLQALLFALKKDLPIQQGVLQAILAVKSSSALHQDMTALLERLTQLPKHSDATQALTQAVRSVIDAETTVHAEKLLSVLLAAREGGTKQEGSISGTSQPTLPESKGNSQAPILQERQAAQVLQSNVQQSTSPKELQIPLQQIERILTNLTKQGADGQQEPNLKQLTSLLQRFQQAGSQPDAKASVLQKEFPFLSKTEAKALDQVMQQTEPTLSNKTDVLDLLMTMKKAIGVRDEIGMMKLLEKGSQDVKSQELHQLKLVLNDARQADLPEPVKKEVDQLFHRLNGQLFVQQENQTVSQMMVSYPLFSKHSVQDLTFILKGHKKKDGSIDISQCRLMFYLNMENLEETLIDCTIQQKVMSITVETGHELQGTINPMIPAVRENLNALGYSLTGITAKKRQEPVDPSHFLDEHFHKISEKGLDLRV, from the coding sequence ATGACAAGAGTGGAGGACATACATACAGCACTAAATAGCCGGTTAAGTGCGGCAGAATCTGTTCCATTAAACGCCGAAGGAAAGGAAAATGTCCATCGGCTGATTCTTGGTAAAGTACTGAAAATGCTTGGAGACGATACAGCCCTTGTGCAAATAGGCTCAACAAAAATAAAAGCACAGCTAGCGGCTCAGCTTAAAGCAGACGCATTTTATTGGTTCCAATTTGAACAAGAGGGTGGAGGCAGCCTCAATAAATTAAGACCCGTACAACAATTTGATCAAGACCCTAAGACATTAAAGGATGCAGCTGCCAAACTATTAGAAGGTCTCTCACTTAAAAGCGGACTTGAAAACATCCTAACGGCTACAGCTTTTTTAAAAGAAAAATCTGTTATCAACGAAGCCGAGTTAAAAACAGCAGTGAAATGGATCGAACAGTTTCAAGGAGCTGATGTGAAAAAAGGGCTTCAAGCACTTTTGTTTGCTTTAAAGAAAGACTTACCGATCCAGCAAGGGGTGCTTCAAGCCATTTTAGCCGTGAAATCATCCTCTGCCCTTCATCAAGATATGACGGCGCTGCTAGAACGATTAACACAGCTGCCGAAGCACTCAGACGCCACACAGGCCCTTACACAAGCCGTCAGATCCGTCATAGATGCTGAGACAACCGTCCATGCGGAAAAGCTCTTATCGGTCCTTCTAGCAGCGAGGGAAGGAGGGACGAAGCAAGAAGGCAGTATATCTGGAACCTCGCAGCCCACTCTGCCTGAGTCAAAAGGAAACAGCCAAGCTCCAATTCTTCAGGAGCGTCAGGCGGCACAAGTTCTTCAGTCTAACGTGCAGCAATCCACAAGTCCAAAAGAACTGCAAATCCCGCTTCAGCAAATCGAACGAATACTCACAAATTTGACGAAGCAAGGCGCAGATGGGCAGCAGGAGCCCAACTTAAAACAGCTCACGTCCTTGTTGCAAAGGTTTCAGCAGGCAGGATCTCAGCCTGACGCAAAAGCATCCGTGCTTCAAAAAGAATTTCCTTTTCTGTCAAAAACAGAGGCGAAAGCATTGGATCAGGTGATGCAGCAAACTGAACCAACATTGAGCAATAAAACCGATGTGCTCGATTTACTCATGACGATGAAAAAGGCCATAGGTGTACGTGATGAGATCGGTATGATGAAACTGCTTGAAAAGGGCAGTCAGGATGTAAAAAGTCAGGAGTTACACCAATTAAAGCTTGTCTTGAATGATGCGAGGCAGGCCGATTTACCAGAGCCCGTCAAAAAAGAAGTGGATCAATTGTTTCATCGATTGAACGGGCAGTTATTTGTGCAGCAGGAGAATCAAACCGTCAGTCAAATGATGGTCTCTTATCCTCTCTTTTCCAAACATAGTGTGCAAGATTTAACCTTTATTCTAAAAGGACATAAGAAGAAAGATGGCTCTATTGACATTTCTCAGTGTCGTCTTATGTTTTATTTAAACATGGAAAACCTCGAAGAAACATTAATCGACTGTACGATTCAGCAAAAGGTCATGTCAATTACAGTTGAAACAGGTCATGAACTTCAAGGAACCATTAATCCAATGATTCCAGCTGTTCGAGAGAATTTAAATGCCCTAGGATACAGTTTAACGGGAATTACAGCAAAGAAGAGACAAGAGCCTGTAGATCCGTCTCACTTTTTAGATGAACATTTTCATAAAATCAGCGAGAAAGGGCTGGACTTACGAGTATGA
- the sucC gene encoding ADP-forming succinate--CoA ligase subunit beta yields MNIHEYQGKEILRKYGVSVPNGKVAFTPDEAVKASEELGSSVYVVKAQIHAGGRGKAGGVKIAKTKDEVKGFAEELLGKTLVTHQTGPEGREIKRLLIEEGCDIQKEYYVGLVLDRATSRIVLMASEEGGTEIEEVAEKTPEKIVKVVIDPAIGLQGYQAREVAFKINIPTKLVGQAVKFMTSLYNAFIEKDCSIAEINPLVVTGDGKVMALDAKLNFDSNALYRQKDILEYRDLDEEDPKEIEASKYDLSYISLDGNIGCMVNGAGLAMSTMDIIKHYGGDPANFLDVGGGATAEKVTEAFKIILSDQNVKGIFVNIFGGIMKCDVIAEGVVEATKQVGLTLPLVVRLEGTNVELGKKILSDSGLNITSAESMADGAEKIVSLVK; encoded by the coding sequence ATGAATATCCATGAGTACCAAGGAAAAGAAATCCTAAGAAAATATGGGGTTTCAGTTCCAAATGGTAAAGTAGCATTTACACCTGATGAAGCAGTGAAAGCATCAGAAGAGCTAGGAAGCTCTGTGTATGTCGTAAAAGCACAAATTCATGCAGGCGGCCGTGGTAAAGCAGGTGGGGTAAAAATTGCAAAAACGAAAGATGAAGTGAAAGGGTTTGCAGAGGAATTGCTCGGCAAGACACTTGTCACACATCAAACTGGTCCTGAGGGGCGCGAAATAAAACGCTTACTTATTGAAGAAGGCTGCGATATCCAAAAAGAGTACTATGTTGGACTTGTTTTGGACAGAGCAACATCAAGAATTGTGTTGATGGCTTCTGAAGAAGGCGGTACTGAAATTGAAGAAGTAGCTGAAAAAACGCCGGAAAAAATCGTCAAAGTGGTCATCGACCCAGCGATTGGCTTGCAAGGCTATCAAGCAAGAGAAGTAGCGTTTAAAATTAATATTCCAACAAAATTAGTTGGCCAAGCTGTTAAGTTTATGACAAGTCTTTACAATGCGTTCATTGAAAAAGATTGTTCAATTGCTGAGATTAATCCTCTTGTTGTAACAGGCGATGGAAAAGTCATGGCACTTGATGCAAAATTAAACTTTGACAGCAATGCCTTATATAGACAAAAAGATATATTAGAATACCGTGACCTTGATGAAGAGGATCCAAAAGAAATTGAAGCATCTAAATATGATCTAAGCTACATTTCTCTAGATGGAAATATTGGCTGTATGGTCAATGGTGCAGGTCTTGCGATGTCTACAATGGATATCATCAAGCATTACGGCGGTGACCCTGCAAACTTCCTTGATGTTGGCGGCGGTGCAACAGCTGAAAAAGTAACGGAAGCATTCAAAATCATCTTATCTGATCAAAATGTAAAAGGGATTTTCGTGAACATTTTTGGCGGCATTATGAAATGTGATGTCATTGCAGAAGGTGTCGTTGAAGCGACAAAACAAGTCGGCTTAACATTACCGCTCGTTGTACGTCTTGAAGGAACAAACGTTGAATTAGGGAAGAAAATCCTGAGTGATTCAGGCTTAAATATCACTTCTGCTGAGTCTATGGCTGACGGAGCAGAAAAGATTGTATCTTTAGTCAAGTAG
- the sucD gene encoding succinate--CoA ligase subunit alpha: MSVFINKNTRVIVQGITGSTALFHTKQMIEYGTNIVGGVTPGKGGTEVEGVPVFNTVSEAVQTTGANASVIYVPAPFAADAILEAVDAEVDLVICITEHIPVLDMVKVKRYMEGKKTRLVGPNCPGVITPEECKIGIMPGYIHKKGHVGVVSRSGTLTYEAVHQLSEAGVGQSTAVGIGGDPVNGTNFIDVLKAFNEDPDTHAVIMIGEIGGTAEEEAAEWVKANMTKPVVGFIGGKTAPPGKRMGHAGAIISGGKGTADEKVKTMRECGIEVAETPSVMGETLIKVLKEKNLFEACKTH, from the coding sequence ATGAGTGTATTTATTAATAAAAATACGAGAGTAATTGTTCAGGGGATTACCGGTTCAACCGCATTGTTCCATACAAAACAAATGATTGAGTACGGAACAAATATTGTTGGCGGAGTCACTCCTGGAAAAGGTGGAACTGAAGTAGAAGGAGTTCCTGTATTTAATACTGTATCTGAAGCTGTTCAAACAACTGGCGCAAATGCTTCTGTTATCTATGTACCAGCACCATTTGCAGCAGATGCCATTTTAGAGGCTGTCGATGCAGAAGTTGATCTAGTCATTTGTATCACAGAGCACATTCCAGTGCTTGACATGGTCAAAGTGAAACGGTATATGGAAGGGAAAAAGACAAGACTTGTTGGCCCTAACTGCCCAGGTGTTATTACACCTGAAGAATGTAAGATTGGGATTATGCCCGGCTACATTCATAAAAAAGGTCATGTGGGTGTTGTTTCTCGTTCTGGAACGCTTACATATGAAGCGGTACATCAGCTCTCAGAAGCTGGCGTTGGTCAATCGACTGCTGTAGGAATCGGCGGAGATCCTGTAAATGGGACGAACTTTATTGATGTGTTAAAAGCATTCAATGAAGACCCTGATACACATGCTGTCATTATGATCGGTGAAATCGGTGGTACAGCTGAAGAAGAAGCAGCTGAATGGGTAAAAGCAAATATGACAAAGCCAGTTGTTGGCTTTATTGGCGGTAAAACAGCACCTCCTGGAAAACGCATGGGACATGCTGGTGCCATCATTTCTGGTGGTAAAGGAACAGCTGATGAAAAAGTAAAAACAATGCGTGAATGTGGAATTGAAGTGGCAGAGACACCATCTGTCATGGGAGAAACATTAATTAAAGTGTTAAAAGAGAAAAATCTCTTCGAAGCTTGTAAAACGCATTAA
- a CDS encoding FlhB-like flagellar biosynthesis protein — protein MKDSKPLRRAVALHYDEEKQKAPKVVATGSGYVADHIIEEAKKSGVPIQEDRNLVELMRHLTLDEEIPEALYDTVAEIFSFIYRLDQKMKK, from the coding sequence ATGAAGGATTCAAAACCGCTTAGAAGAGCGGTCGCTCTACATTACGATGAAGAAAAACAAAAGGCGCCAAAAGTCGTTGCAACAGGGAGCGGCTATGTGGCGGATCATATTATTGAAGAAGCAAAAAAATCGGGGGTCCCTATTCAAGAAGACCGTAATTTAGTCGAACTCATGCGCCACTTAACGCTTGATGAGGAGATCCCTGAAGCGTTATACGATACTGTAGCAGAAATATTTTCGTTTATCTATAGATTAGATCAAAAAATGAAAAAATAA
- the dprA gene encoding DNA-processing protein DprA translates to MYNVSERMIFHRLKGLISPSLLTKWWKVDPKLYINEETHHFKQDRSLQKIDFTRLKQAEKNEFPIFQHIVQAYLKQNIHMIPITSPLYPSILKHIYDPPPVLFLKGNVSYLNEEKSLGVVGTRVPSSYGEACVKKIVGELVQEDWMIVSGLAKGIDGLAHKECIRHKGKTIGIIAGGFQHLYPKEHVQMAEYMGEHHLLLSEHPPYVKPEKWHFPMRNRLISALTRGTIVIQCKEKSGSLITAYQALEQGKEVFAVAGSIFDSNSTGPARLIQQGAKLVHSTKDILEEFSFHSVQYTEPL, encoded by the coding sequence ATGTACAACGTGTCCGAAAGAATGATTTTTCACCGCTTAAAAGGCCTCATCTCACCCTCTTTGTTAACAAAATGGTGGAAAGTCGATCCTAAGCTATATATAAATGAAGAAACACATCATTTCAAACAGGATCGATCATTACAAAAGATCGACTTTACCCGCTTAAAACAAGCCGAAAAAAATGAATTCCCCATTTTTCAACACATCGTTCAAGCCTATTTAAAGCAAAACATTCATATGATTCCCATCACATCACCCTTATATCCCAGCATACTAAAACATATTTATGATCCTCCCCCTGTGTTATTCCTAAAAGGAAACGTATCATATTTAAATGAAGAAAAAAGTTTAGGTGTAGTAGGCACACGAGTTCCATCATCTTATGGAGAAGCATGTGTGAAGAAAATTGTTGGTGAGCTTGTACAGGAAGATTGGATGATTGTGAGTGGCTTAGCAAAAGGAATTGATGGACTTGCACATAAAGAGTGCATAAGACATAAAGGGAAAACCATCGGTATTATAGCAGGCGGCTTTCAGCACTTATACCCAAAGGAACATGTGCAAATGGCTGAATACATGGGCGAGCATCATTTGCTTTTATCCGAGCATCCGCCTTATGTCAAACCAGAAAAATGGCATTTTCCAATGAGAAATCGTTTAATTAGTGCTCTGACAAGAGGAACCATTGTGATACAGTGCAAAGAAAAGAGCGGTTCGCTCATTACAGCCTATCAAGCACTTGAGCAAGGAAAAGAGGTATTTGCGGTTGCCGGTTCTATCTTTGATTCTAATTCCACAGGTCCAGCTAGACTTATCCAGCAGGGAGCGAAGCTTGTTCATTCAACGAAGGATATTTTAGAGGAATTCTCCTTCCATAGTGTTCAATATACTGAACCCTTATAA